A stretch of the Panicum virgatum strain AP13 chromosome 9N, P.virgatum_v5, whole genome shotgun sequence genome encodes the following:
- the LOC120690158 gene encoding GDP-mannose 3,5-epimerase 1 has protein sequence MGSSEKTVTAYGEYTYAELEREPYWPSEKLRISITGAGGFIGSHIARRLKSEGHYIIASDWKKNEHMTEDMFCHEFHLVDLRVMDNCLKVTQGVDHVFNLAADMGGMGFIQSNHSVIMYNNTMISFNMLEAARINGVKRFFYASSACIYPEFKQLDTNVSLKESDAWPAEPQDAYGLEKLATEELCKHYTKDFGIECRIGRFHNIYGPFGTWKGGREKAPAAFCRKAQTSTERFEMWGDGLQTRSFTFIDECVEGVLRLTKSDFREPVNIGSDEMVSMNEMAEIVLSFEDRKLPIHHIPGPEGVRGRNSDNTLIKEKLGWAPTMKLKDGLRFTYFWIKEQIEKEKIQGIDIAAYGSSKVVSTQAPVQLGSLRAADGKEGL, from the exons ATGGGGAGCAGCGAGAAGACTGTTACTGCTTATGGCGAGTACACCTATGCTGAGCTGGAGAGGGAGCCCTACTGGCCAAGTGAGAAGTTGAGGATTTCGATTACTGGGGCTGGTGGTTTCATTGGATCCCACATTGCTCGCCGTCTGAAGAGCGAGGGCCATTATATCATTGCCTCTGACTGGAAGAAGAATGAGCACATGACCGAGGACATGTTCTGCCATGAGTTCCACCTGGTTGATCTCAGGGTCATGGACAACTGTCTGAAGGTTACCCAAGGCGTCGATCATGTATTCAATCTTGCTGCTGATATGGGTGGCATGGGGTTCATCCAGTCAAACCACTCTGTCATCATGTACAACAACACCATGATCAGTTTCAACATGCTAGAGGCTGCACGTATCAATGGTGTGAAGAG GTTCTTCTACGCCTCCAGTGCATGCATTTACCCTGAATTCAAGCAGCTTGACACAAATGTGAGCCTGAAGGAATCCGATGCCTGGCCTGCTGAG CCTCAAGACGCCTATGGCTTGGAGAAGCTTGCAACTGAGGAGTTGTGCAAGCACTACACCAAGGACTTTGGCATCGAGTGCCGCATTGGCCGTTTCCATAACATCTATGGTCCCTTCGGTACATGGAAAG GTGGTCGTGAGAAGGCACCTGCTGCCTTCTGCAGAAAAGCTCAGACATCAACCGAGAGGTTTGAGATGTGGGGCGATGGCCTCCAAACCCGATCCTTCACTTTCATCGACGAATGCGTCGAGGGTGTTCTAAG ATTGACCAAGTCCGACTTCCGCGAGCCAGTGAACATTGGGAGTGACGAGATGGTGAGCATGAACGAGATGGCTGAGATCGTGCTGAGCTTTGAGGATAGGAAGCTGCCCATCCACCACATCCCTGGTCCAGAGGGTGTCCGCGGGCGCAACTCTGACAACACCCTTATCAAGGAGAAGCTCGGGTGGGCTCCGACAATGAAGCTCAAG GACGGGCTTCGGTTCACCTACTTCTGGATCAAGGAGCAGATCGAGAAGGAGAAGATCCAGGGCATCGACATCGCGGCGTACGGGTCCTCTAAGGTGGTGTCGACCCAGGCGCCCGTGCAGCTGGgctccctccgcgccgccgacggCAAGGAGGGCCTCTGA